From the Brachyspira intermedia PWS/A genome, the window ATTTATAAAATCGCATCCATTAGCACCTAGAGTAAGTATTATATTTTTAACTCCGCATTCAAATGCATAATCTATGCCTCCTATAATATCTATCTCTGTTTCATTAGGTATCAATATATCAACATAGCTTAAAAAATCTCTGCTTAGCTTTACAGATGGAGAAGGATTTAGTACAACTGTTTTTCCTAGCTTTTTAGCAATATATGCAGCATATTCAGCTATTTCTAATGGAATTTCAAGCTGCATTACTATAATATCATATAAAGATATTAATTCTTCTTTTATATCATCTTTTGTAATTAAAGCATTAGCTCCTTGCGCCACAATAATATTATTTGCTCCATAATCAGTAACAGTAATAACAGCAATACCGGTAGAAACATTATTTTTTATTATTAAATTATCAGTATTAACATTATTAGAAATTAGAGCATTGCATAAATCTTTCCCGAAACTATCATCTCCTACAGCTCCGAGTATGCTTACATCACCGCCTAATTTTCCTATAGCACAAGCCTGATTTGCACCCTTTCCTCCATTTCCTGTATAAAAATTGCTTCCTAATATAGTTTCTCCTTCTTTAGGAAAACGAGGAGCTGTTACTACTAAATCTTTATTTATGCTTCCTATAATTAAAATCTTTTTACTCATATACAAACCCTAATTCATTTAAAAATTTATCATTTTGCATTTACAGTGTTATTTAAAGCAAAATCATTAGCACTTTCTTGATCTTTTTTATCATAATCTTTAAGAGGTATTTTATTTCTTATAGCAGCGTAAATTGTAGGAACTATGATTAATGTAAACATAGTAGAAACAACAAGCCCTCCTAATAATGCTATAGCTAAAGGCTTATACATTTCATTTCCGCTTCCTATACCCAAAGTCATAGGCAATATACCTAATATAGTGGTAAGAGTTGTCATAAGTACAGGTCTTAATCTTCTTTTTCCAGCAAGCAATGCAGATTCATCTCCATTTATATGTTTTTCATGCATAAGCTGATTCATATAATCTATTAATACTATACCATTATTAACAACTATTCCAATTAAAACTATAAAACCTATAGCACTATAAGCATTGAGTGTGGTATTAGTTATAAATAAAGCAATTAGAGAACCGGCAAATCCGAAAGGTATTGCAAATGCTATTACAAATGGTGCTATCAAAGATTCAAATTGACTAGCCATAATAGCATAAACTAAAACTAAAGCTAAAACCAAAGCCTGTATTAGCTGAGAAAAAGCTTCATTCATATCCTCATAATCTCCGCCATAATTTATAGATATGCCGTTTGGTATGAATACATTATTATCTATATTATCTTTTATTTCAGAAATAACCTCATTTAAAGGTCTTTCATAAACATTAGCGATTACAGTTGTAAATCTTTTTCTGTCTTTTCTATATATTCTATTAGGTCCATAACTTTTTACTATATCTGCTATTGAGGATAATGGAATCAATACTCCTTTTACAGGTATACTCACTTTTTTTACATCATCTATTGTAACCTTATCAATATTTTCTAATTGAACATTAACATCTATATCTGTAAAGTCAGAATTTTCAGGTGTTATTGTAGTAGCTGTTCTTCCTGCAAAACTTGTATTTATTATTCTTGCTACATCATTAACTTTAAGCCCCATTTTAGCAGCTATATTTCTATTAACATATATTTGAAGTTCTCTGTTTGATTCATCAATATCAACCATTGCCCCTCTGACACCTTCTATATTTGATATTGCACTAACTATTCTATCTCCAAGTTCTTTTGCCTGAGCAGCATCATCTCCAAGCATCTCTATTCTTATAGCCTCGCCTGTTCCTCCTCCTGAAGCTGAACCTAATGCATTAATATTTATTCTGGCTGGATATTTCTGTAGTTTTTCTCTTGTAAGTTCAACATAATCTTCAATAGTACCTTTTCTTCCTTCGCTTTTAGATTTTAATTCTATTCTTATATTAGCATTATTTGCCTCATCACCTTTTCTTATTCTTGACTGAATTTTTACTAAATCATCTTTAACTATTTCTCTTATATCATTTTCCATAAGTTCAATGAATGACTGAGTCTGTTCGTATTTGGTACCTATAGGCATAGTTATACGAACCATAAACTGACCTTCATCTGTTTTAGGAAATCCTTCCTTGCCAATAAACATCACTCCTAAAAATATTACAGTAAATACTAATATCATAGATGGTATTAATACAGTCTTTTTTCTTCTTATTGAAAAATGCAAAATTTTATCATAGAGTTTACTCATATTATCATGTATGTATTTATTGCTTAAAGCTTCAAATTTTGAAAAAAGTTTTAATTTTTTATTCGTTATAAGTCTTGCACCAAGCATAGGCACTATTAATATAGCAACTAATAAAGAGGCTATCATTGATACTGTAACAGTAATGCATAAATCTCTGAAAACCTGACTAACCATACCTTCAATATATAAAAATGGAAGGAATACGGCAATAGTTGTAAAGGTAGAAGCTGAAATAGCAAGCGATACTTTATGAGCTCCATTAATAGCTGATGAATACTTTCCATATCCATGATGTCTGTAATAAAATATATTTTCAAGCACTACAATAGAATTATCAACCATCATTCCTATTCCAAGTACAAGCCCTGAAAGAGATATTACATTTAAAGTAACTTTCATAAAATACATAAGTGTAAAAGTTACTATTATAGAAATAGGTATTGATATAGCTATTATTGATACAGTTCTTATATTCCACATATAAATCATAAGCACTATAACAGCAAAAAGTCCTCCCTGCCAAGCAGCATCAAGAACTCCTGCTATAGCCTCATTTATACTATCGGCTGTATTAAACATTATTTCATATTTTACGCCTTGAGGAAAATTATATTCTTCTAATTGCCTTATTACATTTTTTGAAACTTCTGCTGTATTAGCTCCGGATTCTTTACTTACAGCTATTGATATAGAATTTTCTCCATTAATCTTTATTATATTAACATCATCATCATAACCCTGATAAACTTCTGCTAAATCCTGTATTTTTACTACAGAAGCATTTCCCATACTATCTTTTTTTAAACTGATAATTGTATTTTTTATATCATCAACACTATTTATCTCTCCCATTGTTCTTATTGTATATCTGTAAAAACCCTGATTAGCCTGCCCACCTACTAAGTTATTATTATCTCTTGCAAGTACAGAAGCTATTTCATTAATATTTATATTATATGCTTTTAATCTATTCAAATTAACATCAATTTTTATCTCATTTTTTAATCCGCCTAAAACTTCAGCCTGAGCAACACCTTTAGCCTGTTTTATTTGCGGAGCTATTTGATTATCTGCTATATTATATAAAGCTGCCTGATCATTCATTCCATAAACAGCAACTTCCATCAATGAAATATCATCTGTGCTGAATTTTCTTATTATAGGTTTTTCAGCATTATCCGGAAGCAAATCTACAACCTGTTCCAATGCCTCTCTTATATCTTCTGAAGCATCATTTAAATCTGTTCCCCAGTTAAATTCTATAGTTACATCTGATGCATTCTCTCTTGATGTTGAAGTGATTTCTTTTATATTATTTACTGTAGCTACAGCACCCTCAATGATTTTTGTAACTGATTTTTCTATCTCTTCAGGACCGGCATTTTTATACCTTGTATATATGCTTACATAAGGAACTTCAATACTAGGCATAAAATCTATTGATAGTTTTGATAGGCTTACAATACCTAATATAATTACTGATACAATAACCATAAGTATAGTTACTGGTCTTTTTACAACTGTTTCTATTATTGTCTTCATAATCAAACTGTTTTCTTAATTTGTATTCTATAATACCTTATCAAATATTATAGCATATTAGACGGTAAAATGTAAAAAAAGTTTCAGGCATATACTAATAAATTAAATAATCTATATTAATTAAACCATTTTTTAATTACATTTCAATGAAATATCATAGAATACTTATTCAAATATTATGCCATTATTGATATTTAATACATTATAGCAAGTAAATATCATTTAATAATAAATATTAAAAAATATATAAAATTGTATTGATTTTTTACAATATTTATTTATAATAAAATAAATTTAATAATACATTTAAATTCGTATTTAAATGTGTAAAAGCATGTAATTATATTTTACGTTTACTACAATTATATGAAATAAACATTAATAATGTTTATATAAAAACAATCAAAAGGAGTTCAAATTATGAACAAAAAAATTTTATCTATTATTTTCACTTTATTTTTAGCAGGGCTTTTATCTGTAAGCTGTTCTAATAAGGACACAACAGGTACAGGCGGAAACAATGACAATGGAGGCGCAAGTACTACTACAACAATTCCAACAGGTACACAAGATGGCGAAGGTGTAGATACAAGTTATCAATATAAATATGCTTCTACTGCAGATTACGGCGGTCTTGAATTAACAGTTGATGGCAAACTTAGTCAGACTCTTACTACTCAAGATCAATTACAGATAAGTACTTCTACAGACAAAGATCCAAATTTACAAGGAGAATATGTTGGAGGAGTATTAATAAAAATGCCTCAATTAACATCCTTAGGATTTAAATCAGATCTTATAAGAATACTTCCTAAAAATATAAAAAGAAATCCTGGATATGGATATGATATACATGCAGTTTATGTAATCAATAATACTAATCCGGAAGAAAGATTAGAATATGTTGAATTACAAACTACAGGAATACAATTTGGTAGTAGTTTCATAACTATGAATGGCGATATTACATTAACAAAAACTACAATAGTAAAAGAACAAGATAAAGATCCTGTTACAACTAAAGTTATTTATGCATTAAAAGAGAACAAAATAAAAGCAATTGAAAAAGCTAATAGTGTAACTCCTATAGCAGGTACTCCAGTAAATCCTCAATAAATAAGACAATGGCTTCCTATTTATAAATAAAAAATATTAAAAAAGGGTTTTACTTTATTATACAAGTAAAACCCTTGATTTTTAGTATCAAAATAAAATTATAATTAATAAAAATGGGTTAATATTATCTTTTAATAATAAATTTACAAATATAAAAAGGATTATAAAAATAATGAAAAAAATAAATATACACTTTATTTTTGCTTTATCTTTAATATGTTTATTTTATTTTAATAAAAACTCATATACTCAATCAAAACAAAATACTATCAAAGTGCCTGAATATGGAACAGGTATAAATAAAAGCTGGAATGACAGATTTTGTGTAGGGTTTGTACAAATAACTAAAAATGGCTCCTCTTTAGGTGAAACACAAATGAGAGTTTTAGGTTCTAAAAATACATACAGAGATAACGGCACTTTATTAATAAAACTGCCTTTAGAAGATCTATATATAAACAGTGAAATACAGGCAAAAAATATAGTTGAAATGTCTTCATCAGAATTTTCTGTACATGCAGTAATATATGCAGAAAATAATGATACGCCTATAATATTTAAAACATCAACTTTTATATATGAAAGATCAGAGCTTTATATAAATGCTTCTCTCTCTATAAAAAATGATGTATATTATATAAAAGGCACATTAAAACATAATCCTAATTTTAGAGAATAAAAAATAATTAATTATTTATAGGAATTTTTAATAATTAATATTATAAGGAGAATACATATGAAAATAAAATTATTAATAATCTTTTTTGCATTAGTGTTTATTTCATGTCAAAGCAAAGAAGATGGTTGGTTTAAAAATGCCGGAAATAAATTTTATACCAATACAAAAAATCAATCTATATTATTCATAGCCGATAAAGTATTAGTTGGTGATGAAAAAACTATAATAGATCCTCTAGGTTCATTAATAACTTTAGCTACAACTTATGTTAAAGAAATAAAAAGCAAAAACGAAGCAACATATACTATGGAGTTTTTTGGAAATCAGGATTTTAATTTCAAGCTTGAAGGAAATACTCTTAATGCTTTAATCAATGGAGAAGATGTAAAATTTTATTATAATGATGAACTTACTAAAAAATATTATACTAATATAACAGCTATGCAAAAATGGATTGAAGAGTATAATGCTACTAATACCAAATAATTAATTCTTCTATTATTCAAATATTCAAAGCTGCAAAAGTATTAAATATATCATTATAATACTTTTGCAGTGATTTTTTTATAATAAAATCATCTAGTAAACATCTTTATAAATCTTTCTCTATATTTGTAAGTAAGTAATTTTTTATTATATAATTCTGCTAATTTTTTTATTTCTGTATTATCCATTTTTTCTGTATCTATTGCATATATATAGCTGTCTTCTTTGAAACCCTTTACCATAATATTAATATAGTTATTAAATTTCTTATCTAAGAATAATTTAAAGAACATTATAGAGCTTGTAAGTATAATAGAATTTACTATAACATATATAAGTATAAACATATAATAAGGATAAATAAATTCCTTACCGCTTCCCATAAATAAAAATCCGTTTCCCTGCATTATAGCAACTTCAAAAAGCAAATGCATACTTTCAAAATTATCCCAATCTTCTGCTCTGTATTTTAGATCATTATCATAATACACAATAACCATATCATAACTTTTAGCAAAACCCTCATATTCAAGATCATCAGTTTCTGCATTCTGAGAAAATGCAAGTCCTGCTTCATATATTATTTCATTCTTTTTATCTCCATATGAAGTGATTATCTTATCATCAAATACCCAATTTATTATTCCATACAATACTATAAATATAACAGCCATTATCACAGAAACAACTATAATAAAATTTGAAGATATCAAAGAATAAAAAGTGTTCTTATTTTCAATGCTAAACAAATAGAAAAAGTATATTATATGAGATATATAAAAAACAAATAGAACATGATAACCTCTAGTGAGAAAAGAAGCTATAAGATTCTCTCTCAAAAAAACTCTGTTCAAAGAAAAAAAGTTAGTAATATAAAAAAGTCCTAATATAGACAGTATAAAAGGTACTAAATATATTATTAAATAGAAAAAAGTTTCAATTCTAGAATATCTATTTAATTTATAAAAAAACACACATACAAAATAAAAAGAGCATACAAACTCTATAATCATTAATACCCTCATAATATAAGCAGGTACATTCAAAATCATATATGCACACATTGATATTATAGTCAAAGATGATACAGCAGATACTATAAAGGTAATATTATATTTACTTAATTTTTCCACTTTATTTCTCCTGTTTTTGCTTTATCATATATAACTCTAATCATCTTATAATCCAAACCTAAGAAAGAAGCATTATTAACTAAATTATACAAAGCACTTGAAAATATAGGCTGAGTATTTTCCATAATTTTATCAGTATAAGGATATGATGCCATTATCCTTGACAAATTAAAAAGTATTGCTATTAACTTAGATGAAGAAGAAAGCTCATCATTTGTCATAGAATAAGGAATAACACTTTTTGCTGCTATTGCTATGAATATAGGATTAATATGCTCCAAAGTAGATATATTAGATATAGAATGTTCTATCATTTCTCTAGCTTTATCTATGAATTCTTTTTGTTCATATTTATATTCATAGTATATTGGAAGAGATGCTATATAGCTTGTATGCATTACATCTCTTAATACTAAAAGTATAGAGATATAATTAACTAATTCTTCATTATTTAATTCAAACTTATCATCATTTATTATTTTATCTTCTTCACCATTTCCTTTAATCCAAGATATGGATAATATTTGTTTTATTATATCATTTTCAAATATAGTATATGTGTACGATATGTAATCCAAAAAAGATTCATTAGTATTTGATCTTTTTACTATATTAATGATAGACTCCCTTTGCATTTCTATAGTATCATCAGAGCCGGGTATATGAGATAAAAAATTAAAGTTTATAACATTCTCTATATAGTCTATAAACTTTTCATAAGCATCATTTCCTACAAGCACTTTTTAATATCCTAAAAATTAAATTTTCCTTATATGTTTGTACCATTTTCGGAAACTTTAAAAAAATCACTAAATATTTTAAAATGTATATATATTTTCAATATTTTTTATAATAGTTGATTTATTTATATTTTATGGTATTTTATTATAAATCATTAAATTGGACTTCTTTATATGGAAAACGAACAAAATAACATTAATGATAATAATCCTAAGAATCGTAAAAAAATTAGAAGAAAAATCAAAAAAATTCTAAAGAAACGAAGAAAACAAAAAAGAATCAATTATATAAATAATCTTCCATTGATAAGATTTATGTCCAATATAGACAGCAAATTATTTTTAAAAATATTCAAAGATAATAGAAAAGGTCCTGTAAAAAGCTTCATGAAATTCATGAGCAGAATGGGAGACGGATATATATGGATGATAATCTATTTAATATTCTATATGTTCAGAATAGATTATGCAGCTTTATATTTTTCAAGAGCAGTAACAGGAATTTTTATATGTATATTTTTATTTTTATATATAAAAAGTTTCTTCAGCAGAACACGCCCTTATAAAAAACATCAAAAAACACCTATTATGTATCCGCCCGATAAACATTCTTTTCCATCAGGACATACAATGGTAGCTTTTTCGGTATCATTTTCTATGGGCAGTTATAGTTTATATTCAGCTTTGTTATTTTATCCTATAGCTTCTCTTATAGCATTCAGCCGTGTATATGTAGGGCTGCATTATCCATTTGATGTAGTATTCGGTATAATTTTTGGTACTTTAATAGGACTTTTAGCAAATGTTATATTCTTCTATATTACCGGACTTCCTATAATAGGTCATTTATAATTCTTTTTATTAGATTTCATACTTTTAAGAATTTCTCTATTTTCTTTTTTAATTTTTTCTTTAATTTATTTGAGTCAATCATATTTCTCTTTTCAGATATAAAAATATAATATCCATTTTTTTCTTTTACTTTTACTCCTCCAAATACAGATGAAAGTTTATTTTTATACCAATCAAGCCTTTTAGTTACCATTATAAATTTACCATTCAATGCTAATTTATAAAATCCTGATTCTATAAAATGCTTTGCCACAGAAAAATCCGTATGATAAGGAGGATTTGAAAGTATCATAGAAAAGTCTTTATCTGCTATATTTTTTAATCCGTCGCTTTGTATAATATTAATATTTGAAACATCATTTAAAACAGCATTATGCTTTGACATTTCCACAGCTTCAGTATCTATATCGCACATAACTACCTTATCTTCGCCTATTATTTTTGCCGCTAATATGCCTACAAAACCGTATCCGCAGCCTAAATCTAGGATTTTACTTTCATTTTCAAAATTCACCTCATCAATCATAGATAATGTTCCTATATCTATATTTCTAGGCGAAAAGAGTTTATCACTTGAATTAAATTTTAAATCAATATTTTTTATAGTAATTTCAATATCATACATTTAAAGTATTTTATAATCGTTTATATAAATTGTCAATTTTTATTTATTGGTATAAATTCAATAAAATATATTTCCGATAATTTATATATGTTTAAAGTAGATATTATATTAAAAGGAAGAGTTCAAGGCGTAGGCTTCAGATACTATGCTAAACAGGTGGCCGATGAAATGAAAATCGGCGGAAAAGTGTGGAATAATTATGACGGTTCTGTAGAAGTAATAGGATATTTACAAACTAAAAATGATATTGATGAGTTTGTAGAAAAAATAAAAATAGGACCTCAAATGTCAAGCGTTAAAGAGGTAACTGTTACGGTTACACCTTCAGACCCTCTTGTAGATGAAGTTTTTGAAATAGCAAATTAAAGCCTTTATATTGAACTAAAAAATAACAATTATGAAAATATTTTTAAATATGCTTCCATTATAGGATGCACCTTTGCCTCGCTTAATTTCGCGGCTGATTATATAGATTATAAAGTAAAAAACGGAGATACTTTATTCGGAATAGCATTCGCTCATGATATGAGTGCAAGCGAATTTTTAAAAATTAATAATATAAAAGATCCGGATAAATATAATCTTAAAGTAGGAGAAGTTTTAAAAGTAAAAGAGAAAGGCTACACCCTTGTATATGATACTGATAATAAAGTTTTCGGCTTGAAAGGAGAAGAAGGAAACTCATATAAAGATTATAAAGTAAAAAACGGAGATACTTTATTCGGTATAGCATTTGCTCATGGAATGACTGCTAATGAATTCCTAGCTATAAATAATATTAAAGATGCCAATAAATATAATCTTAGAGTGGGACAAACTCTTAAAGTGGCAAATAATCAAAAAGAAACTAATTCGCCTTCAAATAATATAATAAATAACAGCAATAATAATGATGATAATAATACAGAAAATTATGATACTTATAAAGTACAAAGCGGTGATACTTTATATGGAATAGCTTTCTCTCATGGTATGACAGCAAGCGAATTTTTGAAAATCAATAATATAGATGATCCTGATAAATATAAACTATATGTAGGTAAAACTATGTATGTTAAATCATCTAAAAAAGAAAATAATTTAAACACTAATAATGAAAAAGATACAGTAAAAGAAATTGAATATTATACTGTAAAAAGCGGCGATACTTTATACGGTATAGCATTTCAAAATGATATTAGTGTAAATGATTTTCTAAAAATTAATAATATAGATGATCCTTTAAAATACAAATTAAGAACAGGCGAAAAATTAAAAATATATGCAAGAGCAAGTGCCTCTAATGCACAAAGCAAAACTATAAAAACATATAAAGTAAAAAGCGGAGATACACTTGGAGAGATAGCATTAAAGAATTCTATGTCTTTAAAAGATTTGCTTCAGTTAAATAATCTCAAAAATAATTATGTACTTAAAGTTGGGGACACTTTAAAAATATATGATAATATTAGTATAGGAAATTCTTCACAGACAACCGCATATAGAACTTTAGAAAATTATAAAGTTAAAAGCGGTGATACTTTAAGCGAAATAGCTTTAGCAAGAGGAATGGATTTAGTAGAATTATATTCTATAAATAATATAAATGATAAATATATTTTGAAAGTTGGAGATACTCTCAAAGTATATGCTAATCCTAAAAAAACAACTACTTTAGTAATATCAAATTATAAAGTACAAAGTGGTGATAGTTTATATTCGATAGCTAAAAAGCATAAAATGGATTTAAGAGATTTAATGCAGCTTAATAATATAAAAAATGCCAATGAATACAAATTATATGTTGGTGCTAATCTAAAAGTAAAAACAGCTAAAATGGTCCCATATTCTTTTAATGATGATTCTATATTGCCTGAAAGTTCTTTTATATGGCCTTATAAAGGTATAATAATTTCAGGATATGGAGTAGCTTCTGATAAACTTGCAAATAGAGGAGTTAATATATTAGGAGATGTTGGAGATAAAGTTGTAGCTTCCGATGACGGAATAGTAGAATATGCTGATAATATAAGAGGATTCGGTACTGTTATAATACTTAAACATAAAAATGGATATAATACTTCTTATGCTCATCTTTCTAAGATAA encodes:
- a CDS encoding LysM peptidoglycan-binding domain-containing protein: MSASEFLKINNIKDPDKYNLKVGEVLKVKEKGYTLVYDTDNKVFGLKGEEGNSYKDYKVKNGDTLFGIAFAHGMTANEFLAINNIKDANKYNLRVGQTLKVANNQKETNSPSNNIINNSNNNDDNNTENYDTYKVQSGDTLYGIAFSHGMTASEFLKINNIDDPDKYKLYVGKTMYVKSSKKENNLNTNNEKDTVKEIEYYTVKSGDTLYGIAFQNDISVNDFLKINNIDDPLKYKLRTGEKLKIYARASASNAQSKTIKTYKVKSGDTLGEIALKNSMSLKDLLQLNNLKNNYVLKVGDTLKIYDNISIGNSSQTTAYRTLENYKVKSGDTLSEIALARGMDLVELYSINNINDKYILKVGDTLKVYANPKKTTTLVISNYKVQSGDSLYSIAKKHKMDLRDLMQLNNIKNANEYKLYVGANLKVKTAKMVPYSFNDDSILPESSFIWPYKGIIISGYGVASDKLANRGVNILGDVGDKVVASDDGIVEYADNIRGFGTVIILKHKNGYNTSYAHLSKINVKLGDIVKKGDYIGDIGDTGMIDRSELYFKISYQGRAVDPVKLLPKS
- the rbsK gene encoding ribokinase, yielding MSKKILIIGSINKDLVVTAPRFPKEGETILGSNFYTGNGGKGANQACAIGKLGGDVSILGAVGDDSFGKDLCNALISNNVNTDNLIIKNNVSTGIAVITVTDYGANNIIVAQGANALITKDDIKEELISLYDIIVMQLEIPLEIAEYAAYIAKKLGKTVVLNPSPSVKLSRDFLSYVDILIPNETEIDIIGGIDYAFECGVKNIILTLGANGCDFINKEGRKHFDAYDVDVIDTTAAGDSFLGGVVRMIADNKSIEEAIIFATKVSNITVTRKGAIDSIPTYNEVISKNW
- a CDS encoding acylphosphatase yields the protein MFKVDIILKGRVQGVGFRYYAKQVADEMKIGGKVWNNYDGSVEVIGYLQTKNDIDEFVEKIKIGPQMSSVKEVTVTVTPSDPLVDEVFEIAN
- a CDS encoding phosphatase PAP2 family protein; this encodes MENEQNNINDNNPKNRKKIRRKIKKILKKRRKQKRINYINNLPLIRFMSNIDSKLFLKIFKDNRKGPVKSFMKFMSRMGDGYIWMIIYLIFYMFRIDYAALYFSRAVTGIFICIFLFLYIKSFFSRTRPYKKHQKTPIMYPPDKHSFPSGHTMVAFSVSFSMGSYSLYSALLFYPIASLIAFSRVYVGLHYPFDVVFGIIFGTLIGLLANVIFFYITGLPIIGHL
- a CDS encoding efflux RND transporter permease subunit, producing MKTIIETVVKRPVTILMVIVSVIILGIVSLSKLSIDFMPSIEVPYVSIYTRYKNAGPEEIEKSVTKIIEGAVATVNNIKEITSTSRENASDVTIEFNWGTDLNDASEDIREALEQVVDLLPDNAEKPIIRKFSTDDISLMEVAVYGMNDQAALYNIADNQIAPQIKQAKGVAQAEVLGGLKNEIKIDVNLNRLKAYNININEIASVLARDNNNLVGGQANQGFYRYTIRTMGEINSVDDIKNTIISLKKDSMGNASVVKIQDLAEVYQGYDDDVNIIKINGENSISIAVSKESGANTAEVSKNVIRQLEEYNFPQGVKYEIMFNTADSINEAIAGVLDAAWQGGLFAVIVLMIYMWNIRTVSIIAISIPISIIVTFTLMYFMKVTLNVISLSGLVLGIGMMVDNSIVVLENIFYYRHHGYGKYSSAINGAHKVSLAISASTFTTIAVFLPFLYIEGMVSQVFRDLCITVTVSMIASLLVAILIVPMLGARLITNKKLKLFSKFEALSNKYIHDNMSKLYDKILHFSIRRKKTVLIPSMILVFTVIFLGVMFIGKEGFPKTDEGQFMVRITMPIGTKYEQTQSFIELMENDIREIVKDDLVKIQSRIRKGDEANNANIRIELKSKSEGRKGTIEDYVELTREKLQKYPARININALGSASGGGTGEAIRIEMLGDDAAQAKELGDRIVSAISNIEGVRGAMVDIDESNRELQIYVNRNIAAKMGLKVNDVARIINTSFAGRTATTITPENSDFTDIDVNVQLENIDKVTIDDVKKVSIPVKGVLIPLSSIADIVKSYGPNRIYRKDRKRFTTVIANVYERPLNEVISEIKDNIDNNVFIPNGISINYGGDYEDMNEAFSQLIQALVLALVLVYAIMASQFESLIAPFVIAFAIPFGFAGSLIALFITNTTLNAYSAIGFIVLIGIVVNNGIVLIDYMNQLMHEKHINGDESALLAGKRRLRPVLMTTLTTILGILPMTLGIGSGNEMYKPLAIALLGGLVVSTMFTLIIVPTIYAAIRNKIPLKDYDKKDQESANDFALNNTVNAK
- a CDS encoding class I SAM-dependent methyltransferase gives rise to the protein MYDIEITIKNIDLKFNSSDKLFSPRNIDIGTLSMIDEVNFENESKILDLGCGYGFVGILAAKIIGEDKVVMCDIDTEAVEMSKHNAVLNDVSNINIIQSDGLKNIADKDFSMILSNPPYHTDFSVAKHFIESGFYKLALNGKFIMVTKRLDWYKNKLSSVFGGVKVKEKNGYYIFISEKRNMIDSNKLKKKLKKKIEKFLKV